Proteins encoded in a region of the Phacochoerus africanus isolate WHEZ1 chromosome 8, ROS_Pafr_v1, whole genome shotgun sequence genome:
- the POLR1G gene encoding DNA-directed RNA polymerase I subunit RPA34 has product MAAVPSSDAARFSCPPNFIATPLASEHTRFSLEALTSPDTELWLIQAPADFTPDCLNGRLVPLSGSQVVKGKLAGKRHRYRVLSSNGSQAGEATLLAPSAEVGGGLTCAPSPQGSLRIFEGPQESLTGTLLQPIPASPPPQIPPGLRPRFCAFGGSPPVTGLGSVLASGKRKKKRHIPEASFPQEALPEHGALEVDTALGSPEMDVGKKKKKQQLHELERRDSLATEPAAEMSEPLGMLFSSTTKKRKKKPKDVEVGMLESEEKMVEPELVVKTEPLDEAVLSPTKKRRRRQQETEGMEPVEGMIVESQLQVKMEPQEEAIPLPSSKKKKKEKGYKVMREPGTEALEPETKPLEVPEEMLEPELLVPQAEATLACTKKRRKKEKWQDAMMEPATEVVEPKEEVVEPKEEVVEPELPGAVEPQADLTSAKKKKKKKERERRMTEPGTEMINPHGEMMEPELPVEGEPEARPDPASTKKRKKRGQESQVLETASQSCC; this is encoded by the exons ATGGCGGCGGTCCCGTCCAGTG ATGCTGCTCGGTTTTCTTGTCCCCCCAATTTTATTGCGACGCCCCTAGCCTCAGAGCACACTCGTTTCTCTTTGGAGGCGTTGACGAGCCCTGATACAGAACTGTGGCTTATCCAGGCTCCTGCGGACTTCACCCCGGACTG CCTCAATGGGCGGCTCGTGCCTCTCTCTGGCTCCCAGGTTGTGAAAGGCAAGTTGGCAGGCAAGCGGCACCGCTACAGGGTCCTCAGCAGCAATGGCTCCCAGGCTGGAGAAGCAACCCTGCTGGCCCCTtcagcagaggtgggagggggacTCACCTGTGCCCCTTCCCCACAGGGCAGCCTAAGGATCTTTGAGGGTCCCCAGGAGTCTTTAACAGGGACCCTGCTGCAGCCCATTCCAGCAAGTCCCCCACCACAGATTCCCCCTGGCCTCAGGCCTCGGTTCTGTGCCTTTGGAGGCAGCCCTCCAGTCACTGGGCTTGGGTCGGTCTTGGCGtcagggaagaggaaaaagaagagacataTTCCAGAGGCCTCATTTCCTCAGGAGGCCCTGCCTGAGCATGGAGCCCTAGAGGTGGACACAGCTTTGGGGTCCCCAGAAATGGATgtggggaagaagaagaaaaagcagcagcTGCATGAACTGGAGAGGAGAGACTCATTGGCAACAGAGCCTGCTGCTGAGATGTCGGAGCCTCTGGGAATGCTGTTTTCATCCaccaccaagaagaggaaaaaaaagcccaaagacGTAGAAGTGGGGATGCTGGAGTCAGAAGAAAAGATGGTGGAGCCAGAGCTTGTGGTGAAAACTGAGCCTCTGGATGAGGCAGTCTTATCCCCCAccaaaaagaggaggaggagacagcaGGAGACCGAAGGGATGGAGCCGGTGGAGGGGATGATAGTCGAGTCTCAGCTGCAGGTGAAGATGGAGCCGCAGGAGGAAGCCATCCCACTGCCAtcctcaaagaagaagaaaaaagaaaaggggtacAAAGTGATGAGGGAGCCAGGGACTGAGGCTCTAGAGCCAGAGACGAAACCTCTGGAGGTCCCAGAGGAGATGCTGGAGCCTGAACTCCTTGTGCCTCAGGCTGAGGCCACTCTGGCATGcaccaaaaagagaaggaagaaagaaaagtggcaAGATGCGATGATGGAGCCAGCGACAGAGGTGGTAGAACCAAAGGAAGAGGTGGTGGAACCAAAGGAAGAGGTGGTGGAGCCCGAGCTGCCAGGTGCTGTTGAACCTCAGGCAGATCTAACATctgccaaaaagaagaagaagaagaaagaaagagagcgcAGAATGACAGAGCCGGGGACTGAGATGATTAACCCACATGGGGAGATGATGGAGCCTGAGCTGCCAGTTGAGGGGGAGCCTGAGGCCAGGCCAGATCCAGCAtccaccaagaagaggaaaaagcGGGGCCAGGAAAGCCAGGTGCTGGAGACAGCATCCCAAAGCTGCTGCTGA